Proteins encoded in a region of the Mycobacterium branderi genome:
- a CDS encoding DUF2332 domain-containing protein has product MSTGTRLQRSLRLQAQACAELGSPMYGELLEQVADDVEAGGVFAGILAGHEHDPVRQALPLRLLGGLHRLVLDGRAPTLRQWYPSTGGRWDAGAAWPEITRVVDEQADMLRAALDRPPQTNEVGRSAALLGALLILARRFALPIRLFEIGCSAGLNLRADHYRYHHTGGLWGPADSPVRIDDAWRGNLPPAAAVQIVERRGYDIAPVDATSRDGEYTLLSYVWPDMTARLERLRGAINIARRVPAQLLRRGAADAVAELTVAPGAVSVLWHSIMWQYLSRDEQQATTNAIDTQADRATAESPFVHLSLEPQRRTPDSPVEFLVRARSWPAGTDEVLAACSPHGPPVTWE; this is encoded by the coding sequence GTGAGCACCGGCACCCGCCTGCAGAGGTCCCTGCGTTTGCAGGCGCAGGCGTGCGCCGAGCTGGGCTCCCCCATGTACGGCGAGCTGCTCGAGCAGGTGGCAGACGACGTCGAGGCCGGCGGCGTGTTCGCCGGCATCCTGGCCGGGCACGAACACGATCCGGTGCGCCAGGCGCTGCCGCTGCGACTGCTGGGCGGATTGCACCGGCTGGTGCTCGACGGGCGCGCGCCGACGTTACGCCAGTGGTATCCGAGCACCGGCGGCCGCTGGGACGCCGGTGCGGCCTGGCCGGAGATCACGCGCGTCGTTGACGAGCAGGCCGACATGCTGCGCGCTGCTCTCGACCGGCCGCCACAGACCAACGAAGTGGGCCGGTCCGCCGCGCTGCTCGGTGCGCTGCTGATCCTCGCGCGCCGATTCGCGTTGCCGATAAGGCTTTTCGAGATTGGATGCAGTGCCGGGCTGAACCTGCGGGCAGACCATTACCGCTACCACCATACCGGCGGGCTGTGGGGTCCGGCCGACTCGCCGGTGCGCATCGACGACGCCTGGCGCGGCAACCTGCCGCCGGCTGCCGCCGTGCAGATCGTCGAACGGCGCGGCTACGACATCGCGCCCGTCGACGCCACCAGCCGCGACGGGGAATACACGCTGCTGAGCTATGTCTGGCCGGACATGACCGCCAGGCTCGAGCGGTTGCGCGGCGCGATCAACATCGCCCGGCGGGTGCCCGCGCAGCTGTTGCGCCGCGGGGCCGCCGACGCTGTCGCCGAGCTCACCGTTGCGCCGGGCGCGGTGAGTGTGCTGTGGCATTCGATCATGTGGCAGTACCTTTCCCGCGACGAACAGCAAGCCACGACGAACGCGATCGACACCCAGGCGGACCGGGCGACCGCCGAGTCGCCGTTTGTTCACCTCAGTTTGGAGCCGCAAAGGCGCACACCGGATTCCCCGGTCGAGTTCCTCGTCCGCGCCCGCAGCTGGCCCGCCGGCACCGACGAGGTTCTGGCGGCGTGCTCGCCGCACGGCCCGCCGGTGACGTGGGAATAG
- a CDS encoding NAD(P)/FAD-dependent oxidoreductase produces MGTSEKGIVIVGGGLAAARTAEQLRRADYAGPLTIVSDEVHLPYDRPPLSKEVLRSEVDDVTLKPREFYDENNITLRLGSAATSLDTTAQTVTLDDGTALGYDELVIATGLVPRRIPAFPDLEGIRVLRSFDESLALRRHASAAQRAVVVGAGFIGCEVAASLRGLGVEVVLVEPQPAPLAAVLGAQIGELVARLHRAEGVDVRTELGVAEVRGQGHVDTVVLTDGAEVGADLVVVGIGSRPATDWLDGSGIEVDNGVLCDAAGRTSVPNVWALGDVASWRNPAGHQVRVEHWSNVAEQARVVVPAMLGRETPSNVVVPYFWSDQYDVKIQCLGEPHATDIVHLVEDDGRRFLAYYERDGVVVGVVGGGMPAKVMKTRAKIAAGAPISDVLE; encoded by the coding sequence GTGGGGACTAGCGAAAAAGGCATCGTGATCGTCGGCGGGGGGCTGGCCGCCGCACGGACCGCCGAACAACTGCGACGGGCGGACTACGCCGGTCCGCTGACCATCGTCAGCGACGAGGTGCATCTGCCCTACGACCGGCCGCCGCTGTCCAAAGAGGTGCTGCGCAGCGAGGTCGACGACGTCACCCTCAAACCGCGAGAGTTCTACGACGAGAACAACATCACGCTGCGACTGGGTTCGGCCGCAACCAGTCTTGACACCACGGCGCAGACGGTGACCCTCGACGACGGAACGGCGCTCGGCTACGACGAACTCGTCATCGCCACCGGCCTTGTGCCGCGGCGTATTCCGGCTTTCCCCGACTTGGAGGGCATCCGGGTATTGCGTTCGTTCGACGAGAGTCTGGCGCTGCGCAGGCACGCATCGGCCGCGCAGCGTGCCGTCGTCGTCGGTGCCGGCTTCATCGGCTGCGAGGTGGCGGCCAGCCTGCGCGGCCTGGGCGTGGAGGTGGTGCTGGTCGAACCGCAGCCCGCGCCGCTGGCAGCTGTGCTCGGCGCCCAGATCGGCGAGTTGGTGGCGCGGCTGCACCGGGCCGAGGGTGTCGACGTGCGCACCGAGCTCGGTGTGGCAGAGGTCCGCGGCCAGGGACACGTCGACACGGTGGTGCTGACCGACGGCGCCGAAGTGGGCGCCGATTTGGTGGTGGTCGGGATCGGGTCGCGGCCGGCGACGGACTGGCTGGACGGCAGTGGAATCGAGGTGGACAACGGCGTGCTCTGCGACGCGGCAGGGCGCACCAGCGTGCCCAACGTGTGGGCGCTCGGCGACGTCGCCTCCTGGCGTAACCCTGCGGGACATCAAGTGCGGGTTGAGCATTGGAGCAACGTCGCCGAACAGGCCCGGGTGGTGGTGCCGGCGATGCTGGGCCGGGAAACGCCGTCGAACGTTGTGGTGCCGTACTTCTGGAGCGACCAGTACGACGTCAAAATTCAGTGTCTGGGCGAGCCGCACGCCACCGACATCGTGCACCTCGTCGAGGACGACGGCCGACGGTTCCTGGCGTACTACGAGCGCGACGGCGTGGTGGTCGGCGTTGTCGGCGGCGGCATGCCCGCCAAGGTGATGAAGACCAGGGCCAAAATCGCTGCGGGAGCACCGATCTCCGACGTGCTGGAGTAA
- a CDS encoding TetR/AcrR family transcriptional regulator, producing MVREDWVVGGDRRRVAAERIYAAATELIVRKGLDAFDIDALAAHVHCSRATIYRYAGGKAQIRDAVLMRMAARIVDTVRRAVDGLSGSERMITAITVALEEIRSDPMRRLMLDSTTAADLGDLHSSPMLAHLAADLTGITDDDSQAAQWIVRVVMSLAYWPIGDSRREEEMLRRFVTPAFD from the coding sequence ATGGTTCGGGAAGATTGGGTCGTCGGCGGCGATCGCCGCCGGGTTGCCGCAGAGCGCATCTATGCGGCCGCAACGGAACTTATTGTCCGCAAAGGACTGGACGCTTTCGACATCGACGCTTTGGCAGCCCACGTCCACTGTTCTCGCGCCACGATCTATCGCTATGCGGGTGGGAAAGCCCAAATCCGCGACGCCGTTCTGATGCGCATGGCGGCTCGCATTGTCGACACTGTTCGGCGCGCCGTAGATGGGCTGAGCGGGTCGGAACGGATGATCACTGCGATCACCGTGGCGCTGGAAGAGATCAGGTCCGATCCGATGCGCCGCCTGATGCTCGACTCCACCACCGCAGCCGATTTGGGGGACTTGCACTCGTCGCCGATGCTGGCTCATCTTGCCGCCGATCTCACCGGCATTACCGACGACGACTCCCAGGCCGCGCAATGGATCGTGCGGGTGGTCATGTCGCTGGCGTACTGGCCGATCGGCGACAGCCGTCGTGAGGAGGAAATGCTGAGGCGCTTCGTTACGCCCGCGTTCGACTAG